Genomic segment of Pseudoalteromonas sp. NC201:
CGCGGCGTACACCATCGCCCTCGGGGTTAGGCGCTGTAGCGTGGTGAGCATCTAAGCTCGACCCTGTCGCGAGCAACTGATATCGCAGCGTTGCGTTACGCTTATTAGCATGTGTTTGCGATTCAAAGACTAAAAAACCTGCGCCTTCACCTAAACTTAATCCCATTTTTTCGCTGTACGGAGCACAAGGTTCAGGACTCAAGGACTGTACCGACTGAAAGCCGCCGTAAACTAGCTCGCTGAGGGCATCTGCACCGCCAGCAATGACAACATCTGCTTGGTCATTTTCGATAAGTTGCTTAGCAAAAGCAATGGCACTGCTACTTGCGGTACAGGCCGAGGTGAAAGTCATTACAGGGCCCTGAATATCGAAGTGGCGGCTGACATCGGTTGCAATTTGATGTGGTGGATAAAACTTAAACCCTAGTTGATGCTGACCTTTAAGGCTCTCCATCAATGAAAACATACCGCAGTTTGCATTACCGAGAATAAATGCCACACGGGTACTGTCCATCTCAGTTAAGGCTAAATTTGCATGCTCAAGTGCTTCTGTAACGGCATGGATAGCGTATTGGCTCGCCAGATCCATATCAAAATGTTCTGCGCTGTGGTGCTCGTAGTTGATAGCGAGCGCCCCAACATTGTGTGTTAGTCCCTGTGTGTCGAAACGATTAATGCGGTCAATACCAGTGCGGTTTTCCTTGATGCTAGTTAGCAGCGCTTGGCGATTTTCGCCCGCTGCACAGAGCACACCATAACCAGTAATGAAAGTTTGTTGTTTATTATTCATGTACGCATTCCTGTAGTGCCGAGAGGGTGATTTTGCCGAGCTCGTTTTCTGGAAATTGCGCCAAAAAATGAACCTGCGGCGTGGGTAAATCTTTAAACCAACTTCTGATGTCCTGAAGTGTAGGGATGCAAGATAGTCCTTCGACAAAGGCGACCAGCTCGCCCCCTTTATTATTGTTATTGTCCTCGATAAAAAACACGCGATGGCGAAGTCCCGCAAAGCGTTCTTGGAGGATTTTTTCTATACTTTGTAGCGAGTAGCGTTTACCTGCATACTTAAATATTTGGTCTGCGCGCCCACCGTGTGTGAATTGGTTTTCATTGCTGAAAATCAGCTTATCTTTGAGCTCAAACTCTTCACAATTAGCCACTAAAAACGGCGATCTCAACATGGTTTTACGCTCGGCATTTTGATAAATGTCGACCGCAGTGAACTTAGTAAAGTGTGTTTCGTTGTTGCCTAATGGACGATAGCCGATACCGCCGGTTTCAGTGCTGCCTAGTACCTCAAAAGCTTGTATTGAAAGCGATAGGGAAGAAATAAGGTCGGCAAGCTTTTGCTCTTTCTCACCTTTGAATGGTGCACCTGAGCTTATTAAGTAACAGTGGTTTTGACTTAACTGATCGGCCACAAAATCAAACATAGTTGGCGTTAAGATCACACCTACCTGTTTATCTCTTACTGGTTGTAAATCCGGTGTAGAACCAAGTTCGTAACACACCGGTTTGCCAAGTTGCAGAGGGAGCATAAATGCCCAAATAAAACCGAACATGTGGCGGATATCAACGCAGGCACAGAAATAATCTACTGCGTCAAACGAGAAAGTGTCAGCAAAGGTGACAGCTTCTGCATGGAGTGAGGCGATGGATTTATGCCAAGTTTGTGGCTTGCCTGTGCTGCCTGACGTTTCAAAGCCAATTGTCTTATCGCTATGCTGTTGTAAAAATGCCGTCATGGAATGAAACGGAACTTCTACCTCTTGATTGGCAAGCGGGAGTTCTCGCCAGCTAAACGCATTGGCGTTCGCGGCCGCATTCGCACTTAATACCGGAGTGATATTGTGCGCTAATAACACCATAGTGCTCACAATGATATCGCAGGGCGTGCTGTCTTTGATAAGGCGAACCTGACCGTTGATCTCGCACTCTAGACTACGCTGTATCAGTGCTAGTAAATCGGTCTCGTTGAGAGAGGTGACTTGATCTGCCCAAGTCTCCAAGGGTGTTGCTTGTTTTTGTTGCGTTAAGTTTAACGCTATTTGACGTGTTAGAGTCGCCAAAGTTACAGTGCTCAATTCGCCCAAGTCTTTTAATTGGAACGCTTTTTTACATGCAGCAGATAACTGCATAAGGTCGACCGAGTCGAGAAACAGTGGCGCCTCAATTAAATTGGCGTCGTCACTTAGTACGTCTAGTTGTTCTTTATCTACTTCTAACTCAGCTTCAATCAGTTGCATGAGTGTTGAACGAATGGCACTGTATGTTTGCATGGTGTCCTTCCAAGCGAAAATGGTTACGGTCAGGTCAACAAGCTTCAGCTGTTGTTTGTGCTTCAACTTGTTCGTGAACAAAGCTAGCTAAGGTACTGACGTTTTTCATTTTTTCTTGAATGGTTTGTTCTGGGTAATCTTTGAACTTAAGGTTGTATTTTTTCTCGATAGATACCACAAGATCGAGCACCTCGATGCTGTCTAGATCTAGACCGTCACCGATAAGTTGAGCATCATCTTCGATTTCATCAATGCTATCTACCACTTCTAAATTGTCTACAATGATGTCTTGTTTAATAAATTGTGTTATTGATTCTAAGCTACTCATTTTTATATCCTTTTTAGTTTCTCTGGTGTGTAGTTTACGTCTCATTAGCGGTTTTTGAGCAACAACAAGCCCTAGCTGGCTGCAGTGAAGCTGCCAGCTATAGCGTTATCGTCATCTCAAAAATGACTTAGAGAGGGTTACTGCTCATTAAATAGGGCGTTAACCATATTGTTGATTTCGACATCCATCGGCCTATCTTCAATGACTGGTTGGAAGTTGCTGCTAATTTCGTCGAAAAACTCGCGAGAAAGTGCGTTGAGTTTCTCTGCTTTTGCATCTTTCCCATCAACATAAAATGCCTGGCGGATCGCCATTGCCTGAATAGCAATAACTGGCTTGATAAGATCTGTAATACGACGAAGGTCACGTGCGGCGATGGTGCCCATGCTGACGATGTCTTGGTTTAGTGCTTCTGTTGTGCGTGAAAATACTGACATAGGGCCTGCATTTTTCAGTGCTTCTGCAACAAGAGAAGAAGAGGTAATTTGCATTGCT
This window contains:
- a CDS encoding phosphopantetheine-binding protein, yielding MSSLESITQFIKQDIIVDNLEVVDSIDEIEDDAQLIGDGLDLDSIEVLDLVVSIEKKYNLKFKDYPEQTIQEKMKNVSTLASFVHEQVEAQTTAEAC
- a CDS encoding AMP-binding protein translates to MQTYSAIRSTLMQLIEAELEVDKEQLDVLSDDANLIEAPLFLDSVDLMQLSAACKKAFQLKDLGELSTVTLATLTRQIALNLTQQKQATPLETWADQVTSLNETDLLALIQRSLECEINGQVRLIKDSTPCDIIVSTMVLLAHNITPVLSANAAANANAFSWRELPLANQEVEVPFHSMTAFLQQHSDKTIGFETSGSTGKPQTWHKSIASLHAEAVTFADTFSFDAVDYFCACVDIRHMFGFIWAFMLPLQLGKPVCYELGSTPDLQPVRDKQVGVILTPTMFDFVADQLSQNHCYLISSGAPFKGEKEQKLADLISSLSLSIQAFEVLGSTETGGIGYRPLGNNETHFTKFTAVDIYQNAERKTMLRSPFLVANCEEFELKDKLIFSNENQFTHGGRADQIFKYAGKRYSLQSIEKILQERFAGLRHRVFFIEDNNNNKGGELVAFVEGLSCIPTLQDIRSWFKDLPTPQVHFLAQFPENELGKITLSALQECVHE